In Cytobacillus sp. IB215665, the genomic window CTTATATAACATATAGTACACCATAATTATCATCGTCTCTCCCTGTTTTCTCCTTTCAAAAAAACAGGGAGAATTTTCCATACCCTTATTATATCAAGTATTGAAAAGAGAATCCCTGCTACAGTTTCCATCACTTTGCAAAATAGCGGAGACTATGAAATTTCATTTACTGTAAATGCAACTGATTTTACAGATGCTGCTTCCCTTGATTTTAACGTTGGATAACAATTAATAATGTAATACAGATGGATACACAGTTATTTGTTACCGATTCTAATCCAGGTGTTATAAATCTTCCATTATCAAGATAATGCTAATGATGTAATTTCTGCCGAACTGCTAACTACAACATCAGGTCAATCAGTTATGCTTATACGACCTTCACTGCAGAAAATACAATTATCTTAGAGCAATGAATACTCCCAGAAGCTGACGTTTAATAACGTCAGCTTCTTTGTATATCTATGTATATCACATTCAATTCTAGTTTATATAATAGTAGCTTACAGAAGTTTCATGACTTTTAGTTAGTCTCTAATGGGTACACCATATTGAGAGAAGTGGAAAATGACTATTAAATAGTAGAGAGAGTAGTTTCATCAAATTTGTCTCAAAATTGAGAAGGTAATATGACATGATTTGTCATATTATATACTCTTATAAATAGCATTCAACTACTGTCGTATATAGAACAGTTGTTGTGAAATTTTATTATAGGCACAGCTTCACTCACTCAAATAACAAAATTCTGTTATTGTTGCATAAGCTTCATTTTCCCTAATTGCCAAATTAAAGATGAGACTGTAATGGTTATGGATGTGATAAAAGGAAGAAATTCGAATCTACATGCCTTCCCAAAAATTTAAGCTATTCCATTTTTAATAATTCCCTAATAGACAAACTTGCATATTTCAAATAATCTTCTGATGATTTACTGCTGTTCTGCTTCCAATCGATTGAAGCTCCGTAAATCATCCAACTTAACATAGTGGCAATCATTCTTAGCTTTTCATCACTTTGATCCGGATACTTATTTAATAGTGATTGAAAGATAATCTGTTCAAGTTCCTTCTTTAATAGAGTCTCAATATTTACAGCCATATCATGATAACTTCTCTGGCATCGGTCAGATAAGCTCATATGAAACTTTGTAATGGATAAGAATAAACTCTTCAGCATTTCCTCATTGAACTCTTTATTATTCGATAGTTCCTGAAGTACATTCTTCATTAATTCTTCTTTTATTACTTTTTCGAGCAAATCATATTTATCGAGAAAATGGTGATAAAAGGTTGCTCGATTAATCATGGCTCCTGACGTAATATCACTGATCTTAATACTATTGAAAGCCTTTTTTTCCAAAAGTTCTATAAAAGAATCAATAATGAATTTCCTTGTTCGAACTGAACGTAGGTCTGTGTTTCCCTTAACCATAAAGATATACCTCCATCATTCCAAAATGGTTTTAGACATTTTACATTAACTGTGGCTTACGCAACAAAGTGAGTTTTTTGTTGCTAGGATATTAAACTAACTACATCTATAATCTAATTATACAACAAGTGTTGCCTTATGCAACGATTGTAAAATAAGTGCAGTATCTGAAACTGCCCGAAATTTAAATGACTAATACGCAGGTGATAAGGAGGAATTGAGATGTCAAGTAAATCAACATTTAATAGAGAAGTAAGAGAATTTTGGTATCCAAAATATAATAAAAATGGATACCCTCATGTTCAACAAGGAGTTATTTTAAATCCTGAAAAGAATGAAGAATTTTCCCCCTTTATTCTTATGGCTGAAGACTGGTATAAGCGTGGAGTTTTCTCCGATCATCCTCACAGAGGCTTTCAAACTGTAACATATGTTGTTGATGGAAGGCTTGAACATATCGATAATGCTGGCGGTTATAGCCTTTTGGATGCTGGTGATGTTCAGTACATGAATGCAGGTTGGTCAGCTAGGCATGCGGAAGAGGCTTTTGGATGATGACCTTATTCATACTTTACAAGTATGGCTGAATCTGCCAAAAGGTCTGAAACAAACAGAAACAAGTTATCAAAATATTCGCGTTGAAGATGCCCCTGTTGTGAATGTCGATGGAGGAACTGTTCGCGTTTATTCTGGTGATATCGCTGGAGCAACTGGACCGATGATAAGTTTGGTGCCAATTACGATGTCAGAAATCACCCTTGGTGAGGGAACAGAATATACACATGTTTTGCCTGAGAATCATAATTCATTCTTGTACATGTTGGCAGGAGAGATGGCGTTCGGAGAAAGTAAAACAAAGGTAGCTAAAACAGG contains:
- a CDS encoding TetR/AcrR family transcriptional regulator; translated protein: MVKGNTDLRSVRTRKFIIDSFIELLEKKAFNSIKISDITSGAMINRATFYHHFLDKYDLLEKVIKEELMKNVLQELSNNKEFNEEMLKSLFLSITKFHMSLSDRCQRSYHDMAVNIETLLKKELEQIIFQSLLNKYPDQSDEKLRMIATMLSWMIYGASIDWKQNSSKSSEDYLKYASLSIRELLKME